A stretch of DNA from Glycine max cultivar Williams 82 chromosome 18, Glycine_max_v4.0, whole genome shotgun sequence:
ttgttCAGTTTTTTTCCCTTCCACTTCACttcatttttaactaaaaaattttattcttaaatgatTTAAGATGTGAATCTTAAAAGGATTGAATGCCTGaattgaacaaaaatattatataaatgatcaaaataatctttttaaaaaatagatgattaaactgaacaaaaaaaatgatcaaattaatttttttaaaagataaaaaatcaaattaaataaaaaataagataaataatcaaataaatcatttgACCGATATTAAAAGATGCTAACTAAGAGTAACACTCATTTTAAGCTATGTTAGATAAgacatttaaaagataaaaaatcaaattaaataaaaaataagataaataatcaaataaattatttattcaattttttaattattatttttaaataaattatgattttattatttttctattattttacattttttaattactttattacttaattttataaaatacttataatttaataaattaacttttcaaACTTTTAGCTAATACCTACCAAAACTACGCTACAGcccacattttatattttagctaacttttagttataaattataacaagATTGTAATTAGATCGAGAATTACATGGGATTATATGTTGTAATACACAGATTCGTGAAATCAAGTTAGATATTATAACCAGAGCAGGACTATTGatcttaattatatttcattCTATAGCAAGCAAAATTATCtgaaatttttttccctttcatgTTACTTGCGtgtcaattatttttcataataataataataataataataataaatattatattagtgGATTATACTACATTTATTAATaaacttatgatttttaatattaataaaaattattgaaaagattattactaaaaaaatagttattagaaattttatattcaaaatatataataacttttattaactttcattattatttagaataaaatttgtgcaTAAAACATatgttttatgtaaataatgctaactttattaaaaatgatatataaaaaattaaatgatactatttaatttttattcattaacaatgtataatgtatttaattatttattagattcATGACTGTTCAATTAATTTGTGGTTGCAAACCACACACACCTGATACCACATATATGCAAACCACCACTTTAATTTGCCTTGTTGGTGTTGAACCGAAGGTTCTTCACTCATCCATATATctctccaattttattttaaaaccatCTAGATATGCcaggataaataaataatcaactttttattcattctatatttaatgtttgtggtgttttattttaaattttctttatagTAAATCTCATGTTcccactttatttatttttcaattccttaattcatttaCTAAATACTTTTTTGTTGTAGATAGAAAATAGATGCCCCCAACAAAGAAATACAATTTTTAAAGGAAATATAGAAACCCCAACATTCAATGCAAAAAGTAACCAATGAGAGTTGTTGTAAACTAAACTAACAAtcgtttaaataataaattcattataatttaaaatgattaaagtaAATAATCTGATGTTGGTTGcaaaatttagatattattaAACATGTGCAACActtgataataattaaatatgtataatttgaatattaattatttccaTCATATCCACCTACACAGCTATACTCTTATACAGATTCTCCATCGGCAATTCTGATAATGATTATACATaaagaattaaacaaaaaaaagagaagaaagtttCACATAAATTCTCTTATAACTTTTGGAAtgtgaaacaaataaaaaaagagattaaaagTATTTTCTGGAGCACATGGGCTCAATTTGGATTGGTGGTGGCTGTGCTAGAAGATACAGTATATTGTCAGACAACAACAAAGTAACACAATTGGTATGAATACAAAATGAGAAGTTGTTCCACACTTAACTCAATCATAGTGTGCCATGTGTGTCTTCGGCCTTATTTAGGCTTCACCGTGTGCATAGATATTAGACACTCCTTTCCACGCTCTTTTTTTCGTGGATAAGCTTCATTTGATTCATATCCTATTTaggtggattttttttttaaaataagaagttaaaaaataaagtcggtgtttgataatttttactattttctaaCTTGAAAAATTACCAAGAGAGAACATAAAGAATGGGAAAGGAGAGACCAAAGAGTGAGGAAATAGATGGGGAAGAGATGGGAGGGAGTAAGAGAGAAAAGAGTAAGGAAAAAGAGGGGggaacaaatatttatatttttttatcaactcatttttttactttttattaccTCTTCCATAAAACGAATTTGATCCgcatatataatttatcattaatttttatgaaaacaaaTGTTTAATTCTTGATATTTAAGATATTACCTGTATATTATGAATTATGTAATATATCATGAGAGATTATACAAATAtttcattcaaattattttaaaaaataatttattttcattaacttTTTTGAAATTCCTGAACTTGTCTCAGACCATGAATTTCAAGGTTTCTAACTTGTCCTGATGATTGGATTGTGACACAAGATTAacaaccattttttaaaattgaaaaaaataaatcctgAAACTGAAttaaaaattggtttttaaaactAAACCACTAAAAATGggattttaacatattttaaaagaaatttatttatttatttcttttaaaaaattaaagtgcttaactttttttaaaaatctttcatAAAATGTGTTTAGTTCATCtccttttaagaagaaaaagattcaAAAAGTTTGTCAAGCATTATATACAATTAATTATGGTGCATTATATAGGACCCAATTTATGAATTTAGATACCATTACAATACAGGTAAATTAAGAGttgtaattgataattttatcaCACCGGTTTAAGTATATTCAAATACTTTTTCTTCCAAGACAGGAGACTAGCATTTTCTTGGACATTTGTGAATATCCATTAAAATTTCCTTCTGAGAACGAAGATTTCCCCATATTTTGCTAACCAAGACAAAAATTCTGTCAATTTTTAAAGTATGGAATAAGCTGTAATAGgtatctcattttttatttcttattttttaaggaaaaatccTTAACACTGCATTCagcttaaaacattttttactgCATTTTATTAACAACGTGAAGAAATGCTAGTCATGTCCGCACATCAGATTGGATAAGATGTGAAATctgttaaacttattttttttaagtttcttcGTGAAAATTGAATGATACAAATGTTACATTTAACgattaaactaaattaaattaaagcatacaagagaaaaataatagccAGTGATATGAGAAATAGACGAATACTTGTGACGTAAAACATAGTCTCATCATCATAAATTATGTCCAATATGCTCTCGAAAACTAGGTTTATGATAAATCCATTACCCTGGTTCAACTAAGTCTCAAAGAATCACTATACTTTATTgataaaagcaaaaaagaataaaatagaaagaattaCTACACTCCGATTTAAAAGCTTGAAAATTCATATACTgccatgtttaaaaaaaaaaaccttcttttcaatatttttctccCCTCATTTCCAGGGCAATTTATCAATCTTTTTTCTTCCCAGAAAACCCCCGGGGGAAGGGATTTACAATCCCTAAATATGGTAATCTCAGAAAGATATACAAAgaataaatgttaaaataaataaaggcagTCATTTAAGGCTAGCCGCTAGAATTATTTTAGCCACTGACCTTGATGCCTTCGTCTAGTCTAATTTCAGTTATGTacacagttttttttatttttattttttatttcatgcaTATATATGCATcagaatatgacttcaattagAACCAAAATCCTCATTCCAACGCTCAAGCTCTTCCCACTTACTTTTGTTTAAGCTTGGCCTAATGGTAGCCATTGCCTTCTTAAAATCCTCGTACCTCAGTCCTCTTACCTGGTAAAACTTAAAAtagttaacttttaaaaataaaagaaaggctTTCATTTACAAGATTATACTAATCCTATCCAAAGACAtagtaatttcaattttcaaatagcATGCCTGATTAGCCTTAACAGTAAGAATGTCAGCACCCAGCTCTCTAATGGGCATCATTGCGGCTTCTTCACACAAGGCTTGTAGATCACTGCCAGAATATCCTGCAAACCAACAATATCGAGTCGTcatatttaaaaaggaaaaaaaagaatatctCAACATTCTGGTTTCTTTCTCATCAGGACTCAAACTTGTAACAAGCAAAATGTGTATTTTAGCTACAAATATTACCTTCGGTCTCCTTTACAAGCCTCTCTAGATCTCTACCTGCAACATAAAATTCCGAAGTTTTCAGTTAAAAGCAGAGCAgggaaactaataataataacgtTGAGCTTTCTTTTATGAAAGATGTAAATAACAAAAGTTTAAAGCATACAACAGAAATACAAACTcttacaattaataaaaaatggctATTCCCTGTGAAATCAAGTATCTTGTTGGGCAAACAATAACAAGTAAACTAATTTGTCCAAATTTTGCAATAAGTTCCACACACAACCATAATAAATAAAGGTTTCACACACAACCAGAATAAATAAAGAAGGTATAAGCCAGCCACAATAAAACCAGAATACTTAGAAGAATAAATAACCAGGAAATACATTCAGTAGCATCACATAGTACACAAATCAAAAGAAGTATAACAAAGCATAAAATATGAGCAAATTGCTTACTAGGTAAGGAGAATGCTTGACCCTTGAGTTTGTGTTTTAGCAGTAGCTTCCGAACATTTTCATCTGGTAAAGGTATGTATATTCTCTTTACCTAGTAAATATTTCACAGCAAACCCAAGAATAGAGTAAGTAGAGAAGCAGCATGTGGTTCAAAGATCATTATAACCACTATCACTATCCATGGCATACTATCATGCATAGATTTCAATGGGCACAAATGGCATGTCTCTTGAAAAATATAATGCAAAGTGTtttaatgattctttttttttttatttgaaatctaTTCTATTTTTCCACTCAACATTTTAGAATGTTGTAAGAGGAATTGTAACAGAGAACATAAGTCCAGGGGAAGTATACGAATTCCATATTGCCATGCAAAGAAACTCCCTATAAAACAATTGCTAGGAGCCTAAGAAATTTGTCAAGGTACATAGAAGAGAATACTGATTATTAGAATAGAAGTTTATGGTATACCAAATACAGTCATGTTACAATTAACAAAGGTATATATGAAACATACTATTATCAACAAAAGGGTTTCTATTTCATATGACCATTTTAAAACCACTATTCAAGACAATACGATAGAATCACATTATTTATCCATTACTTAAGGTATATCAACCTAACCTATTGCAAGGCATATAAAAGTCattggactaaaaataaaaaaatatccctGTACAATATTTCACACCATCagctcaagaaaaaaaaaaatatatatatatatatatatatatatatatatatatatatatatatatatatatatatcaatgagaataaaattagaagatcgTTTATATCTAAcagataaaatatcatttaaaaatcacATTAGCAACATGACATTCTGGAATTATATTTCATACACTTCCAGTATAGGacattaaagaaatttttacCAGTCTCCTAAGAACTGCATCATCCAATTCTTGTGGCTTATTTGTCGCACCTATATTAAGAAGGAAAAGGAAATTTATGAGTTTAGGAAGACTAACAGATTTATAGACACATGACCAGGCATTCACTTATCTATATTCAAACTCACATAATATtgcgaaataaaaaaaaaaagataaaggaagCAATTCCACATCTACAATAGCTAAATTAGTCTTGCATCCATCATATTAAGATGCCATGTTTTTAGGAGGACAGAGTACAATGCAAGCCATATAGCAAAGGAGTTAATATTGTTCCTGACATACCACACAAAATGTGAGATACAGCTAatgtaaaagagaaaaagagaggtaACTCTAATAATTGTGTAATGGCCTCACGATGTTCCAATAGATGAGATTAAACAGCTATTTCTGGAACAGGCCAAAAGCCCATCTACCAATTATAATTGCACAATACATGTTATTCTGTTAATTACCACTGTAGTGGATCTAAATTCTAGATCATGCTCATTTTTAGAAACAGAATGATCAAGAATCTTCAGATCTAATGCTTACCAATTACAATCACAATATCATCAGGATTGGAGGTCACCCCATCAAACTGGATAAGAAATTCAGATTTTAATCGTCTGCTGGCATCATTCTCATTTGCCAACCTTGTTGACATTATACTATCAATCTGTTATCAGTTAAGAAAGGAAATTACTATTGTTTGAGCggagaaaaaaattgagatgcAAAGAATACAACCTTTTCTTTCTGCTTTATGAATTCTCCTATTTAACTAGCATGGCTTTgggaaaataaaactaatagttaaacacaacaacatagcatGACTTATTAACTTTACACTATAGCCATCATAAGGGATTAGAATTTGGGACAATCAATGATAATGCTGGTCACCCTGAGACTAAGAGTGCTACAAACCAGGGCAGACTAATGTGAAAAAGAAATAATCTTTGTTTCACTAAAAATtgacactttatttttttatatgcaaggctatcaaactcgagagtttgcgtaaactcgtaagagttctATAAACTCGATTCGTGGACTCAACATGTAGACTCGTAagcaaggttatcaaactcaaGAGTTTACGTAGACTCGTGAGAGTTTCATAAACTCGACTCGTAAGAGtccacttcatataaaaataataataaaatatttataaataacataacaattaaacatttcaacaatataataaagtaaaataataaatcataaatcataaatttcacaatatttaaataaccaagtctagtaatgcatcactactagataataacttaCAAATGTTATAGTAATGGTAGATCATTCCCATCGAGGATTTGATATTATTAGAGAACaagagtttgatgttattaaaggtgagaatttttatatttaagaataacacactaaatgaaggtatgttgaaAACTAAACAGAcaaaaaacaaccaaaaatgacttacattttggtctaatttttttaacttactgACTCGTTGACTCGGTGGTAAATTCGAGAGTTTATCAAGTTTACTTAAAGTTTAtagagtctactaaaaaaagagtttactcaagagtCAACTCACAAAGAATAAGTAGACtcataaactcgtaagagtttgataaccatgctCGTAAGggtctacttcatataaaaataataataaaatatctataaataatataccaattaaacatttcaacaatataataaagcaaaatagtaaatcataaatttcacaatacttaaataaccaaatctagtaatgcatcactactagataataacttgcagatgttatagtagtggtagatcATTTCTATTAAGGGTTTGATATTATTAGAGAACAAGGGGTTTGATGCTAttaaatgtgatattttttttttatttggaaacaACATACTAAAGAAAGATATGTTAAACACTAAACAGACAGAAAATAATCCAAAATTACTTAcattttgatctaatttttttaatttgttgactCGTTGACTTGGtggtaaactcgagagtctaccTAGTTTACTTTAAAGTTTATAAAATCTACCCAGAGTCTACTAAAAAGAGAGTTTACTTATGAGTCAACTCACAGAGGGTAAGTGGATTCGTAAACTTGTAAGAGTTAACGAGTTAACTCTAGAGTTTCATAACCATGCTTATATGAGTTATATGCATCATcaatcttaataaatatttcaagtcATTAACTAATTCAGTTAGAAGATAAAATTACTAGATACAACTTTTATCAAAAGGGATCCTTAGCCACATCATTTTAAAACAAGCGCTCTACGCTCTTTAAGAATAGTAGTTCAATGAAATTTGTTAGAAATAAAGTAAATAGGGTGTGtggatatattattatttaatcaagaTAATTAGGTTTGGATTACTGTAATCTTTGTATTTATGACATGACACTTATTGTATATAATAGCCTCCATTGTTTAATTGACACACATATAATAGCCTCAATTAATGTTGTGCTCTGAACCaagtttcaaacaaaaatagttGAAATGCAGAGGGCATTTATTTGGACAttttcaaaacttcaaatagTTATCAAACAAAGCTCTGGGAGAATTGATTCTGAAGTGGTTCATTGCTTCTAAAGCaagctaaaaaaatattcccTATTCCCTAAACATATTCTTCTATGATGTCTTTCTAGTCATGTTTAGTAGGAGGACAACAATTTCTTTATCTATAACATGAGAAATACCTCATCAATGAAAATTACAGATGGCTGTCTGGATATAGCTACCATGAATAGTGTCCGGACAAGCTTTTCACCTTCACCCACCTATTGAGCACAAGTTAATCATGGAGAAACTTCTGAAGTCATAACCATTCCTTAAACATATTAACATAAGAAATAAATGAGTTAAACAAGGATACTActagaatatatgaaaaattatccaataatatcttgattttattttggaataatTCAGAATATCTAGGATTAGGACTACGTGTTGGGGATTAGCTTccatattttgtaatatttcaTGATTTGTAATTATACCTAGCATTAGTTTAAACAAGGATTTTGTAACACATAAAGCATCATATCAAATCAAGTAAAACGTCAAATCTCCATGTATTaagtttcttttatttccttttcctCCTTCTATAACTAAGACCTTATAATTCCAACTGATACACAAATAGAGACATACCCATTTTGATGTCAAGGAAGCTGCTGTGACATTAAAAAATGTTGCTTGTGATTCTGAAGCCACTGCTTTGGCAAGCATTGTTTTTCCATTACCAGGGGGACCAAAGAGAAGCAAACCTAGAACAAATGTTCAGCAATGTCAATATTTGGCATTTTCATTCTACAATTTTCACCATGATCCAATATATAACCAAATGAAATGAGGTCCTATGGCATTACCTCTGGCTGGCCTTCGAAGACCCGTAAACAAGTCTCTTCTCTTAGTTGGCAAAATAACCATTTCCATTAAAGCTTGCTTTGCCTTTTCAAGCCCAGCTGCATTTCCACACTAATAATCAAAGAAATGATAATATACAAAACAAAGAAGCGAACATGCATAGATTCTTACCAACATCTTCCCATCTAACAGAAGGACTTCTATCTACTATGGCAGTGTTAATCATTTCAACTAGTTTGTCATCATAATTTACACCAGACCCTTGACTAGATTTTGGGCTTCCAACTTTATTCACCTGACCTGTTCTTTGAGGGGGCTTTTGTAACACATTTTTTCTAGTACTCGATGGCTTAATCGGAACTGCCACAGTTTGGGCAAGTTTTGAGGTGCTCTGCAAACATTtttgaggaaaaagaaaagaaacattaaAGGTTTATCTAATCATAAAATTAGTACCCTATGACAAATATGAAGTAAGAACACTCGATGATTGTAATTTAACAGGGTTGCTGAAAAGTCCAAAGGCTCTGAACTCTGAACATTAGCCAACATAATTACTTCTTAAAAATACAACTATAACTGCCTACATGGAAGTAATCCGAATCCCCTCATTTATGATACAAAAACAATGCCTCCATTCCATATCTATTGATGTTTAAGGTTAACACAGATTAAGAAGCacttaatatatgtaaaaaataatagttagatttgaattaaaataccTTATTTAATAGCTCATTACTGGTTATAAATTACTATTGTAAGTCAGTAACAATTGTTAAATAGGATATATAAgtgaaaatcaataaattaatcagaccttttttttcttaacacaaCTGCATACCCAGGCTCAGAGCTCAAACTCAAGACAATCGTTTACACTGAAACAAACCCATGTCAGTTGATACACAGTCTCGGTAGTTTAATTAACGAGACTTTGATGTACAAcatcaataatcaataattatgaagaaaaaaaagtctaaAACATCATGGAACAGAGGTAACAGTTTTAACAGTTAATGTGTTCCTTACAATGACACTTTGCAATCTCAACCTCaaatttcagaacaacaaagcaAAAACTAACTCTGCAAACAACACATTCTGCTTTGAAAATCTAAACACCAACTACATTCATACCTGATTAGCAGATGAGCTACCAGCTCGTCTAGCGAGAGTCTGCAATCTCTCAGAAACCTGACTCTGCCATTTGGATATCTTCTCTCGATAAGATTGCACCTTCTGCTGTTCACTGCCACAGATTccatcaacaaaaaaacattCATATTATTAGAACTCATTCAGAAACCCTACTTTTGCATCGAAGAAACAATTAATTGGCGTGAAATTGTGAGTACCTGGAAGTGATGTAGGACGGAACGGGAGTTGAATTAGCTTCGAGGAGGATCGAGTGCGCGTTACGGTAGTGGAGAAGCGCATCGTCGATCAAGCCCCATTCCTCTGCCCTAACGCCCTTCGCGATCTCCTGCGTCGCCAAATCGAAGTAGCCTTTGAGCTTGTAGGCAACGCGCTCGTTCGAAACCgaaggaggaagaggaggaggaggaggagaagctTCCATTCGATTcgttgaggaagaagaagaagaaggagaattgGTGTCGTGATAATTGTTGTTATCGGGTATGAAGATGGAGTTGAAGGAATCAACGATACCCTGCAGGAAACTCATTCCTCAGTCGCAAACGCGATTCTGTGTTTTTCATCACTCGCAAAAGCCAATTTGGGTTTGCGTCCGTTTAACTTATTATTGtatatttagatttgatttttgtttttactttttaatgaaTGTGTTGTTcgatttgattgatttttggTAAATAAAAGTGTATTGTGTAAGCTTGTTTGGCTCAAAGCCTCAAGCAGTCACACGACAATGACGTGCTTCGGTAAGCAAAGGAATAactgaatatttaattttttttttaatttatgacaataatattaatctcataattgattaaaaaaaataagtttgtaAGAATCTATCAGAAagttaaaatt
This window harbors:
- the LOC100780946 gene encoding spastin; this translates as MSFLQGIVDSFNSIFIPDNNNYHDTNSPSSSSSSTNRMEASPPPPPLPPSVSNERVAYKLKGYFDLATQEIAKGVRAEEWGLIDDALLHYRNAHSILLEANSTPVPSYITSSEQQKVQSYREKISKWQSQVSERLQTLARRAGSSSANQSTSKLAQTVAVPIKPSSTRKNVLQKPPQRTGQVNKVGSPKSSQGSGVNYDDKLVEMINTAIVDRSPSVRWEDVAGLEKAKQALMEMVILPTKRRDLFTGLRRPARGLLLFGPPGNGKTMLAKAVASESQATFFNVTAASLTSKWVGEGEKLVRTLFMVAISRQPSVIFIDEIDSIMSTRLANENDASRRLKSEFLIQFDGVTSNPDDIVIVIGATNKPQELDDAVLRRLVKRIYIPLPDENVRKLLLKHKLKGQAFSLPSRDLERLVKETEGYSGSDLQALCEEAAMMPIRELGADILTVKANQVRGLRYEDFKKAMATIRPSLNKSKWEELERWNEDFGSN